One stretch of Candidatus Woesearchaeota archaeon DNA includes these proteins:
- a CDS encoding SGNH/GDSL hydrolase family protein translates to MFGDSITLGRGVAPCRGWAGFLKDYFEAQDIHNVLYNLGVPGDSSRDLLGRFGIEAEARVKYIRESDKYIILIGIGVNDSRGMGSPDDFCVSLDEYFLNVKKIVGLAKSFTKDVVLVSLVPVDESLMPFENTFFSNEVIKKYNESLLSISEELGVLYCDVFNEFVNRDYSVLLFDGVHPNKDGYEFMYSVIKNFLVEHKLIN, encoded by the coding sequence GTGTTTGGGGATAGTATAACTCTTGGTAGGGGTGTTGCTCCTTGTAGGGGTTGGGCTGGGTTTTTGAAGGATTATTTTGAGGCTCAGGATATTCATAATGTTCTTTATAACTTGGGTGTTCCTGGTGATTCTTCTCGTGACTTGTTGGGTAGGTTCGGGATTGAGGCTGAGGCTCGTGTTAAATATATTCGTGAGTCTGATAAGTACATAATATTAATTGGTATTGGTGTGAATGATTCTAGGGGTATGGGTTCTCCTGATGATTTTTGTGTTTCTTTGGATGAGTATTTTTTGAATGTTAAGAAAATTGTTGGGTTGGCTAAGTCTTTTACGAAGGATGTTGTTCTTGTTAGTTTGGTTCCTGTTGATGAATCCTTGATGCCTTTTGAGAACACTTTTTTTAGTAATGAGGTTATTAAAAAATATAATGAATCTCTTTTAAGTATTTCTGAGGAGTTAGGTGTTTTGTATTGTGATGTTTTTAATGAATTTGTTAATAGGGATTATTCTGTTTTGTTATTTGATGGTGTTCATCCTAACAAAGATGGTTATGAATTTATGTATTCTGTGATTAAGAATTTCTTGGTGGAACACAAATTAATTAATTAG
- a CDS encoding Lrp/AsnC ligand binding domain-containing protein yields the protein MYAYILVALDESGVEDIVEEFRDLEEVQEAHILFGEWDLIIKVKAPEPESVARFVLEKVRNKEEVRLTSTLIVAK from the coding sequence ATGTATGCATACATATTAGTAGCACTAGATGAATCAGGAGTAGAAGACATAGTCGAAGAATTCCGAGACTTAGAAGAAGTACAAGAAGCACACATATTATTCGGGGAATGGGACTTAATAATAAAAGTAAAAGCACCAGAACCAGAATCAGTAGCAAGATTCGTACTAGAAAAAGTAAGAAACAAAGAAGAAGTAAGACTAACAAGCACACTCATAGTAGCAAAATAA